The sequence below is a genomic window from Ciceribacter thiooxidans.
CCGGAACGGGTCGGCATCACGCAGTCGAACATGTCGACGCCGAGGGCGACCGATTTCAGGATGTCGTCGGGCGTGCCGACCCCCATCAGGTATCGCGGCTTTTCGCCGGGGAGAACGGGCAGCGTGATGTCGAGCATGTCGAGCATGACCGCCTGCGGCTCGCCGACGGCAAGCCCGCCGACGGCGTATCCCTTGAGATCGAGCGCTTTCAGCCCCTCGGCCGAGCGGATGCGCAGATCCGGGATGTCACCGCCCTGCACGATGCCGAACATCGCCTTGCCCGGTTGCTCGCCGAAGGCGACGCGGCAGCGCTCGGCCCAGCGCAGCGACATTTCCATGGCGCGCTCGATTTCCTTGCGTTCGGCGGGAAGCGCCACGCATTCATCGAGCTGCATCTGGATGTCGCTGTCGAGCAGCCCCTGGATCTCGATCGAACGCTCGGGCGACATATGATGCGTCGAGCCGTCGACATGGCTTTTGAAGGTGACGCCCTGCTCGTCGAGCTTTCTGAGCCCGGAGAGCGACATGACCTGGAAGCCGCCGGAGTCGGTGAGGATCGGATGCGGCCAGCGAATGAGCTCATGCAGGCCGCCGAGGCGGGCGACGCGCTCCGGCCCCGGCCGCAGCATCAGGTGATAGGTGTTGCCGAGGATGATGTCGGCGCCGAGCTCACGGACCTGGTCGAGATACATCGCCTTGACGGTGCCGACGGTGCCGACCGGCATGAAGGCCGGCGTGCGGATCACCCCGCGCGGCATGGAAATCTCGCCCAGACGCGCCTTGCCGCTGGTGGCCTTGAGCTTGAACTCGAATTTCTCGTGCATGGTCAGGATTTCCGGTGGAGAAGGCTGGCGTCGCCGTAGGAATAGAAGCGATAGCCGGATTCGATCGCATGGGCATAGGCCGCACGCATGGTGTCTAGGCCGGCGAAGGCCGAAACCAGCATGAACAGCGTGGATTTCGGCAGGTGGAAATTGGTCATCAGCACGTCGACCGCCTTGAAGCGGTAGCCGGGCGTGATGAAGATGCCGGTCGCCCCAGACCACGGCTCGATCCGGCCGGAAGCATCCGCCGCGCTCTCGATCAGCCGCAGCGAGGTGGTGCCGACGCAGACGATGCGCCCGCCCCTCGCCTTCACCGCGTTGAGCCGCGCCGCGGTCTCTGCGGTGACGTGGCCGGTTTCGAGATGCATCTTATGGTTGTCGGTGTCGTCGGCCTTGACCGGCAGGAAGGTGCCGGCCCCGACATGGAGCGTCACGAAATGGCGTTCGATGCCGGCACTGTCGAGCGCCTCGAAGAGCGCCGGCGTGAAATGAAGCCCGGCGGTCGGGGCGGCGACGGCGCCTTCCTCGCGGGCATAGACGGTCTGGTAATCGGTGCGGTCCTTCTCGTCCTCGCCGCGCTTGGAGGCGATATAGGGCGGCAACGGGATGTGCCCGACCGTCATGATCGCCTCGTCCAGCGCCGGCCCGGAAAAATCAAAGCGCAGCGTCACCTCGCCCGCCTCGCCCTTCTCCTCGACGACGGCGCCGAGCGTGCCGAGCAGGCAGGCATTGCCGGAATGGCCGAATTCGATGCGGTCGCCGACCTTGATGCGCTTGCCGGGACGGGCAAACGCCTTCCAGCGTTCCGGGCCGATCCGCATGTGGAGGGTGGCCGAGACCGGCGTCTCCTGCCCGCCTTCGCGCAGCCGCTTGCCTTCGAGCTGGGCCGGGATGACCTTGGTATCGTTGAAAACGAGGGCATCGCCGGGTGACAGGAAGGTCGGCAGGTCGAAGACGTTGCGGTCTTCGAGCA
It includes:
- the queA gene encoding tRNA preQ1(34) S-adenosylmethionine ribosyltransferase-isomerase QueA, producing the protein MRVDLFDFDLPEERIALRPVSPRDSARMLVVRPDGEPVLEDRNVFDLPTFLSPGDALVFNDTKVIPAQLEGKRLREGGQETPVSATLHMRIGPERWKAFARPGKRIKVGDRIEFGHSGNACLLGTLGAVVEEKGEAGEVTLRFDFSGPALDEAIMTVGHIPLPPYIASKRGEDEKDRTDYQTVYAREEGAVAAPTAGLHFTPALFEALDSAGIERHFVTLHVGAGTFLPVKADDTDNHKMHLETGHVTAETAARLNAVKARGGRIVCVGTTSLRLIESAADASGRIEPWSGATGIFITPGYRFKAVDVLMTNFHLPKSTLFMLVSAFAGLDTMRAAYAHAIESGYRFYSYGDASLLHRKS
- the tgt gene encoding tRNA guanosine(34) transglycosylase Tgt; amino-acid sequence: MHEKFEFKLKATSGKARLGEISMPRGVIRTPAFMPVGTVGTVKAMYLDQVRELGADIILGNTYHLMLRPGPERVARLGGLHELIRWPHPILTDSGGFQVMSLSGLRKLDEQGVTFKSHVDGSTHHMSPERSIEIQGLLDSDIQMQLDECVALPAERKEIERAMEMSLRWAERCRVAFGEQPGKAMFGIVQGGDIPDLRIRSAEGLKALDLKGYAVGGLAVGEPQAVMLDMLDITLPVLPGEKPRYLMGVGTPDDILKSVALGVDMFDCVMPTRSGRHGLAFTRRGKVNIRNARHAEDMRPLDEQSNCPASRDYSRAYLHHLVRSNEALGGMLLSWNNLAYYQELMQGIRKSIEEGRFADFMAETQEMWAKGDIEAA